In Flavobacterium sp. GSB-24, the genomic window GCCTGAACGCGATTGCCCAGTCTCTAAAAAAAAGATAAATAATAATGATAACTAATATGATTGAAATTCCTAAAGTTTCTGCAACCTCAAGAACCGATTTCTTTACGAAGATAGTATTGTCAAGCGCAATATTTAGTTTGATATCTTTTGGAAGGTCTTTCTTTAGAGCTTCGTATTTTTTGTAAAATTCTTTAGAAATATCTAAGTAATTGGCTCCAGGCATTGGCACAATTGCTAAACCAATCAAAGGAAGTCCAGACTGGCTCATTTTGGTTTCTAAATTTTCTGGTCCTAATTCGGCACCTCCAATATCGCTTAAACGAACAATTTTGTCACCATCTGTACGAATAATGATATTGTTGAATTCTTCTGCTTTAGACAGGTTTCCAACAGTTTTTACCGTTAATTCAGTATTATTTCCAGTTAATTTTCCCGATGGTAATTCAACATTTTGTGCATTTAACGCGGTACGAACATCGGCTACAGTACAGCCATAAGCAGAAAGTTTAGCAGGATCAATCCACAAACGCATGGCATAACGTTTTTGTCCCCAAATTTGAACGGCACTCACACCTGGAATTGTTTCTAATCGCTGCGAAATAACATTCTCGGCATAATCACTTAATTCTAATGAACTTCGTGTATCACTTTGAACTGTCATAGAAATAATGGCTTCACTATCAGCATCGGCTTTTGATACAACTGGTGGAGCATCAATATCTTGTGGTAAACTTCTAATAGCTTGCGAAACTTTATCACGAACGTCGTTTGCAGCTTCTTCTAAATCTTTGTCAAGATTGAACTCTATTGTAATATTACTGCTTCCTTGATTACTTGAAGAAGTAATATTTCGAATTCCGTCAATTGCATTTACAGCTTTTTCAAGAGGTTCAGTAATTTGTGATTCTATAATATCGGAATTGGCACCTGTGTAATTGGTACGAATAGAAACCTGAGCAGGGTCAATAGAAGGAAATTCTCTGACACCCAGAAATGTGTAACCAATAAAACCGAATAATATGATTAATAAATTCAGTACAATGGTTAAAACAGGTCTTTTTATACTTGTAGTTGATAAACTCATTTGTAATTTTAGATTTTAGTCCCGATCTCGAAACCTCGGGACGGGATAGATTTTAGATTTGATGAGTATTTTAAAACTCATAACTTATAACCCAAAACTCATAACTTAAATGTTATTTTTGTACTTTAACTTTAATTGGTGCTTCATTTTTTAATGACATCACACCACTTGTAATTAAAGTATCTCCAGCTTTCAATCCTGATAAAATCAAAATGGAAGAGTCTGTTCTTGTTGTAGCATCAACCATAACTTCCTTTGCTTGTCCGTTATTAGCAATAAAAACTTTTTTGCCATCTTGAATTGGTATAATTGCCTGCGAAGGCACAACAATCGCGTCTTTAATAATATTTAAAGGTAATTTGATATCGGCAAAAGTTCCTGGAAAAAGTTTTCCGTCAGTATTATCAGCAATTGCACGAATTTGAAGTGTACGCGTGGCAACAGCAACTTCTGGTTCAATCGCATAGATTTTTGCATTATATGTTTTATCTGATCCAGAAACTGTAAAATCTATTACAGAACCAGATTTTACTTGTGACGCATATTTCTCTGGAATTGAAAATGTGATTTTTAATTTTCCAGTGTTTACCAATTTTGCAACTAAAACAGTTGGTGTAATATAAGTTCCTGGCGAAATATTACGTAAACCAATTTTTCCTGAAAAAGGAGCTCTTACAGAAGTTTTAGATATTTGAGCTCTTATTAATTGGCTTTGCGCTTGTGCTGATGCGTGATCTGCTCGTGCAACATCTGCTTCTTCTTGGCTGATAGCTTCTTTTTGAAGTAATAATTTTGCTCTTCTTTCGTTTTCTGCTGCCAAACCTTCTTTGGTTACAGCTTGTCTTAACTGCGCTTTTAATTCAATATCATTTACTTTAAAAAGTACTTGACCTTTCGTTACAAAACTTCCTTCGTTAAAAAATATTCCTTCTACAATTCCAGAAACCTCACTATGAATTTCGACTTGCTCATTTGCTTCAATAGATCCTGAAAGGGACAAATTATTATCAAACGTAGCCGTTTTTATTACGATTCCGTTAACAGTTGTTGGAGAATCTTTATCGTTGAATTTTTTTGAATCTTCGTTTTTACCTTTATTCGATAATATTCTATAGGTAATAAATCCTCCTATAAGAACGATTAAAAGGGTGTAAATGAGGTGTTTTACTTTCATAAAATTGAAGTGGATAATTAGGTTTTAGGTATGTGTTTTAGTAAGCTTACAAATTTAACTTTTTGATATGAAATCGAAAGACGTTAGCTTTTATTTAACATTTGTATGTACAAAGGTTTACATT contains:
- a CDS encoding efflux RND transporter periplasmic adaptor subunit, producing the protein MKVKHLIYTLLIVLIGGFITYRILSNKGKNEDSKKFNDKDSPTTVNGIVIKTATFDNNLSLSGSIEANEQVEIHSEVSGIVEGIFFNEGSFVTKGQVLFKVNDIELKAQLRQAVTKEGLAAENERRAKLLLQKEAISQEEADVARADHASAQAQSQLIRAQISKTSVRAPFSGKIGLRNISPGTYITPTVLVAKLVNTGKLKITFSIPEKYASQVKSGSVIDFTVSGSDKTYNAKIYAIEPEVAVATRTLQIRAIADNTDGKLFPGTFADIKLPLNIIKDAIVVPSQAIIPIQDGKKVFIANNGQAKEVMVDATTRTDSSILILSGLKAGDTLITSGVMSLKNEAPIKVKVQK